In one window of Brevinematales bacterium DNA:
- the gpmA gene encoding 2,3-diphosphoglycerate-dependent phosphoglycerate mutase, whose product MYKLVLVRHGESVWNKENRFTGWTDVDLSEKGVEEAKKAGRVLRDNGYMFDVAFTSVLKRAINTLHIILAEMDLLWIPEYKHWRLNERHYGALQGLNKSEMAEKYGEDQVKIWRRSYDVPPPPLEKTDPRYPGNDPRYKDLKPEELPLHESLKDTVARVIPYWNEVLAPTIKQGKRVIIAAHGNSLRALVKYLDNISDSDIVELNIPTGIPLVYELDQNLKPINKYYLGDPEEIQKAIESVAAQGKAKR is encoded by the coding sequence ATGTACAAGTTGGTTCTTGTTAGACACGGAGAAAGTGTTTGGAACAAAGAAAACAGATTTACTGGTTGGACTGATGTTGATCTTTCAGAAAAGGGTGTTGAAGAAGCAAAAAAGGCAGGACGAGTTCTTAGGGATAATGGATATATGTTTGATGTGGCTTTTACATCAGTTTTGAAGAGAGCTATAAATACATTGCATATTATTCTTGCGGAGATGGACTTGTTGTGGATACCTGAATATAAACACTGGAGACTTAACGAAAGGCATTATGGAGCACTTCAAGGTCTTAATAAGTCAGAAATGGCAGAGAAGTATGGTGAAGATCAAGTAAAAATATGGAGAAGAAGTTATGATGTTCCTCCACCACCCCTTGAAAAAACAGATCCAAGGTATCCAGGAAACGATCCCAGATATAAAGATCTAAAGCCAGAAGAGTTACCTCTCCATGAAAGTTTGAAAGATACAGTGGCAAGAGTGATACCGTATTGGAATGAAGTCTTAGCACCAACTATAAAGCAGGGGAAGAGAGTTATAATCGCAGCCCATGGAAATAGTTTGAGAGCATTAGTAAAGTATCTTGATAACATATCTGATAGTGATATAGTTGAGTTAAATATACCTACTGGTATACCGCTTGTTTACGAGCTTGATCAAAATCTCAAACCTATCAATAAGTATTATCTAGGAGATCCAGAAGAGATACAAAAAGCAATAGAATCTGTAGCGGCTCAAGGGAAAGCCAAGAGATAA
- the nadC gene encoding carboxylating nicotinate-nucleotide diphosphorylase produces the protein MFYYDINLYNASKNLFQNTLFEDTNNNDIISNIIPNRKDQAYIQANDRGVFVGEIFSIVLEKDFGIKSCSLKDGEEFTKGTKIFSLEGSAKMLLSIERTLLNILTILISISTTTREFVNATEGKFGILDTRKTIPGLRFFQKYAVRVGGGVNHRFGLYDMIMIKDNHIVVFEGDIQKLVRMAKEYSPMHKVEVECENMEQVKKAVEAGADVIMLDNMSVNDIKASAEYIKSINPNIIVEASGNIDIDKIRDLVKVNAPIDFVSSSKLTMSFKVVDLSFVIE, from the coding sequence ATGTTCTATTACGATATAAATCTGTATAATGCTAGTAAAAATCTTTTTCAGAATACTCTTTTTGAAGATACTAATAACAACGATATAATATCCAACATAATACCCAATAGAAAAGATCAAGCTTATATACAAGCAAATGATAGAGGAGTTTTTGTAGGTGAAATATTCTCAATTGTTTTGGAGAAAGATTTTGGTATAAAGAGTTGTTCTCTTAAGGATGGTGAAGAATTTACAAAGGGTACGAAGATATTCTCCCTAGAGGGGAGTGCTAAGATGCTCCTCTCTATTGAGAGGACTCTGCTTAACATACTTACAATACTTATATCAATATCAACCACTACAAGAGAGTTTGTAAATGCTACTGAAGGTAAATTTGGTATTCTAGATACCAGGAAAACAATACCTGGACTTAGGTTTTTTCAGAAATATGCTGTTAGAGTAGGTGGTGGAGTTAATCATAGGTTTGGTTTGTACGATATGATAATGATAAAAGACAATCACATAGTAGTCTTTGAGGGAGATATACAAAAGTTAGTAAGGATGGCTAAAGAGTATTCACCTATGCATAAGGTTGAAGTTGAATGTGAAAATATGGAGCAAGTTAAGAAAGCTGTTGAGGCTGGTGCCGATGTTATAATGCTTGATAATATGTCTGTAAATGATATAAAAGCTTCTGCGGAGTACATAAAGTCTATCAATCCAAACATAATAGTTGAAGCATCTGGAAATATTGACATTGATAAAATCAGAGATCTCGTTAAAGTTAATGCGCCTATTGACTTCGTATCCTCAAGTAAGTTGACTATGAGTTTCAAAGTTGTTGATTTATCGTTTGTTATAGAATAA
- a CDS encoding DEAD/DEAH box helicase, with product MDEMLKTQFDIYSKFEIAYTKRQTPPEYADKIELSEFSERLLKELNIRLYKHQAEAIEKFNNGNNVALVTPTASGKTLSYIISYLEELYKEENATALYIAPINALINDQYKKIQEYLSKAVPFIEVYPLTSGTSDKIRDRIKSRGQFILTNPEILIYSMILYNKSWERFWKNLKLIVVDEIHEMSGVKGSHFGNILRIVNVLNDLYGNNARYFALSGTIGNPKSFIETLFGKEFVIIDRSTSGNNKIEYLLPYKTYLLTYGTNQRIIDTLNNFVLNLSKKTLVFVKSRRLVEKIIKSIKKNPNLSRLVSPYRSGYDHNDRVAIENMFKAGKIMGLISTSAFEMGIDIGDLDVVCVVGFPSSRISLRQRFGRTGRIREGTVIFFPTENILDNYFYSNPKELFSDEVENLTTNVLNDRIIGYYISTLIMLYNELKETDRNYITADIIEKYWGPEAIYSIEKFIRNHSHSAIISNSTNTGDRYFFTTISKNELRKMINIRGIGKSFVIYNSKDNKKIGEISINNLFWECHPGGVYMHMGENFAVQKVDFNNDIVTVYPTQEEKITEVLNDKDIEILGVIRSKRLKNLSLNYCKLKVKEIFTGYLVIEYLRKQQKEEATIERKVIEYIEYPNPYILEYETEGIVITFDGGELRKIINYNKDYEILERNISLEKFKLNEENILRSGLHAAEHAIIGMYPSEIICSRSEIGGLSYVSGGSSPTIFIYEGISGGVGYSEVAFEKFEKIVERALSAIKSCYCKEDSGCPACIQSPKCGNANTILSKHIGTKILNFIMESLKSPANEEKETITPKLIKYSITHLKKEMPYLENNEKYGYYNLLEYPLEKFKKPIVFDIETQKYSYEVGGWDNAKDMLVSIAVVYDIKEDKILIFNENNIKLLIELLFSSDIVIGYNSRNFDYKVLSRYDSRFEICDSVKTFDILNDLLKKHIGDTKVSLNNLIRNNINPQGKTTHSKDIPNFFREGKIETVIKHCEEDVIYTYKIMKKILEDKYLKYEHKNQIYSIEFNEVIFRFKL from the coding sequence ATGGACGAAATGTTGAAAACCCAATTTGATATATACTCAAAATTTGAAATCGCTTATACTAAGCGACAAACACCTCCTGAATACGCAGACAAAATAGAATTGTCAGAATTTTCTGAAAGACTACTCAAAGAGTTAAACATAAGACTATACAAACATCAAGCAGAGGCAATTGAAAAGTTTAACAATGGTAACAATGTAGCACTAGTTACCCCAACAGCATCAGGTAAAACATTATCGTACATTATATCTTACCTCGAAGAGCTATATAAAGAGGAAAATGCAACAGCACTCTATATAGCTCCTATAAATGCGCTAATAAACGATCAGTACAAAAAAATACAAGAATACCTTTCAAAAGCAGTTCCTTTTATTGAAGTCTATCCTCTAACTTCTGGGACAAGCGATAAAATAAGGGATAGAATAAAAAGTAGAGGACAATTCATCCTTACAAATCCAGAAATACTTATCTATTCTATGATACTTTACAACAAAAGTTGGGAAAGGTTTTGGAAAAATCTAAAGCTAATAGTAGTTGACGAAATACACGAAATGTCTGGTGTAAAAGGGTCTCACTTTGGCAACATCTTAAGAATAGTAAACGTATTAAATGACTTGTACGGAAACAATGCGAGATATTTTGCTTTATCAGGTACAATAGGTAATCCTAAATCATTCATAGAAACACTTTTTGGAAAAGAATTTGTAATAATAGATAGAAGTACTTCAGGTAATAACAAGATAGAATATCTATTACCATACAAAACATACCTACTCACATACGGTACTAACCAAAGAATTATTGACACACTAAATAACTTCGTACTAAATCTATCTAAGAAAACCCTAGTATTTGTAAAATCAAGAAGATTGGTTGAAAAAATAATAAAGTCGATTAAAAAAAATCCAAACCTTTCTAGACTTGTAAGTCCGTATAGGTCAGGATACGACCATAATGACAGAGTTGCTATCGAAAACATGTTTAAAGCAGGCAAGATAATGGGACTAATATCAACATCCGCTTTTGAAATGGGAATAGACATTGGAGATCTCGATGTAGTATGTGTAGTAGGATTTCCATCGTCAAGAATTTCTTTGAGACAGAGATTTGGCAGAACAGGAAGGATAAGAGAAGGTACTGTAATATTTTTCCCAACTGAAAACATACTTGATAATTACTTCTATTCAAATCCAAAAGAATTATTCTCAGACGAAGTAGAAAACTTAACAACAAATGTCCTAAACGATAGAATAATAGGATACTACATTTCTACCCTCATAATGTTATACAACGAATTAAAAGAAACTGATAGAAACTACATAACAGCAGACATAATCGAAAAGTACTGGGGACCAGAAGCAATATATTCAATAGAAAAATTCATAAGAAATCATAGCCATAGTGCAATAATATCAAATAGTACAAATACTGGAGATCGATATTTCTTCACAACAATTTCCAAAAACGAATTAAGAAAGATGATAAATATAAGAGGAATCGGAAAATCATTCGTTATCTATAATTCAAAAGATAACAAAAAGATTGGTGAAATAAGCATAAACAACCTATTTTGGGAATGTCATCCTGGTGGAGTTTACATGCACATGGGAGAAAATTTCGCTGTACAAAAAGTAGATTTCAATAATGATATTGTCACAGTATATCCAACACAGGAAGAAAAAATAACAGAAGTACTTAATGATAAAGACATTGAAATACTAGGAGTAATAAGATCTAAAAGGTTAAAAAATTTATCACTGAATTATTGCAAATTAAAAGTAAAAGAAATATTCACAGGATACTTAGTAATTGAATATTTAAGGAAACAACAAAAAGAAGAAGCAACCATAGAGAGAAAGGTAATAGAATACATAGAATACCCAAACCCATATATACTTGAGTATGAAACTGAAGGAATAGTCATCACATTTGATGGAGGAGAACTTAGAAAAATTATCAACTACAACAAAGATTATGAAATACTCGAAAGAAATATTTCATTAGAGAAATTTAAATTAAACGAAGAAAACATTCTAAGGTCTGGTCTACATGCAGCAGAACACGCAATAATAGGTATGTATCCTTCAGAGATAATATGTAGTAGAAGCGAAATAGGTGGATTATCATATGTTAGCGGAGGTAGCTCTCCAACTATATTCATATACGAAGGAATATCAGGAGGAGTAGGATATTCCGAAGTTGCATTTGAAAAATTTGAAAAAATAGTTGAAAGAGCACTATCGGCTATAAAAAGCTGTTATTGTAAGGAAGATAGTGGATGTCCTGCCTGCATCCAATCACCTAAGTGTGGTAACGCAAATACAATACTCTCAAAGCACATTGGTACTAAAATCCTTAACTTTATAATGGAATCACTGAAATCCCCAGCTAACGAAGAAAAAGAAACAATAACCCCAAAACTTATAAAGTACTCAATAACACATCTTAAAAAAGAAATGCCTTATCTCGAGAATAACGAAAAGTATGGTTACTATAACCTTCTAGAATATCCTCTCGAAAAGTTTAAAAAACCTATAGTCTTTGACATAGAGACACAAAAATATTCTTACGAAGTTGGAGGATGGGATAACGCAAAAGATATGTTAGTCTCAATAGCAGTTGTGTATGACATAAAAGAAGACAAAATACTGATATTCAACGAAAATAACATAAAACTTTTGATAGAATTACTCTTCTCATCAGATATAGTTATAGGATACAACTCTAGAAACTTCGATTATAAAGTCTTATCTAGATACGATAGTAGATTCGAAATTTGCGACTCTGTGAAAACTTTTGATATTCTCAACGATCTTTTGAAAAAACATATAGGTGACACAAAAGTTTCTCTAAACAATCTTATCAGAAACAACATAAATCCCCAAGGCAAAACTACTCATAGCAAAGATATACCAAACTTCTTTAGAGAAGGTAAAATTGAAACTGTAATAAAACATTGTGAAGAGGATGTAATTTATACTTACAAAATAATGAAAAAAATACTAGAAGACAAATACTTAAAGTACGAACACAAAAATCAAATTTACAGCATAGAATTTAACGAAGTAATCTTTAGATTCAAACTTTAA
- a CDS encoding DoxX family protein, with protein MTDIGILVIRVFSGVLMVLLHGWTKMVGIFYLLNGKEWKFVDTVANIGFPLPVLFAILVGLIEFLGGIMVTVGLFTKISSILLSLVMLIATYHNIRIGAPFELSLLYLGIFITLSLTSAGRFSLDNYIRKR; from the coding sequence ATGACTGATATAGGTATCCTTGTTATCAGAGTATTCTCAGGAGTTTTAATGGTACTACTACACGGTTGGACCAAAATGGTTGGTATATTTTACTTACTAAACGGCAAAGAATGGAAGTTTGTTGATACTGTTGCTAATATAGGTTTTCCGTTACCTGTATTATTCGCAATACTAGTAGGATTAATCGAGTTCTTGGGCGGTATAATGGTAACAGTAGGATTATTCACAAAAATAAGCTCAATTCTCCTTTCTCTAGTTATGCTCATCGCAACATATCACAATATAAGAATTGGAGCTCCATTTGAGTTATCTCTACTATATCTAGGAATATTCATAACACTCTCACTAACAAGTGCCGGTAGATTTTCACTTGATAATTACATAAGGAAAAGATAA